Below is a window of Pseudodesulfovibrio sp. 5S69 DNA.
CGGTGGAGACGAAATCCGTCAGGGATTTGCGCTCCACCGCCACCCGTTCCTCAAGGCCGACCAGTGAGTAATCACCGGCGGGCAGCGCCTTGCGAACCGCCGAAACCTTGTCACTATCGAAGCTGTAGGGCTCCTGTTCGCGGGTGTCGACGACAACGGTGATCCGGTCCATCATCAGAACGGGATCATGTCGTCCATCGCCGCGCCGGGAGCTCCGGCATCGTCGGCCATGACAATGCGACGGTTGAAGTAGATATTCTCGTTTTCACCGCGAGTGCGTTTGGTCACCTCCAGCTTGATGTTGAGAAGCTGCTCGAGGTGGCCCGGGAGGTCGGAGAGCTTCTGAAGCTGTAGCCCGCAGGTGTAGAGGTCCTGCTTGAGCCACTTGATGTTCTCGTTGCTGGCCATGACGTTGTTGCGCCAGAGCAGACGGCCCTTGTGGGTCGGCGCGAGAATGCGCAGGGTCCACTTGAGCATGGGGTTGCCCGAGGTCTGGGCGCGGGTCAGTTCGACCCGGTCGACGTTGACCTGGTACTTGCCGTCGGGGACGGCCTCGAACTCGCGTTCCTCGACTTCGGCGGTTTCAAAGGCGTCGTCGAACTGCGCCAGGTCGAGGTTGCTGCTGGATTGGTTTTCGTAGTGTTCCATGATCGGATCTCCTTACTGTTGGGGTTTCGCCGCCGCACTCGCGGTCGGCTCCGGCTTCGGCCGGGCGGCACTCGCCGCAGCTCCGGCTGCCGTGTTGTTGAACGCTTTCATGAAGCTCGAAAAATCGAGGGGGATGACTTCGGGGAGTCGGCCGGTGCGGTCACCGGCGTCGTAGTTGGGACTGGGCTTGGTGCGCATCACGCGCTGCCAGACCGGCTTGCCGTCCTCGCCGGTTTTCATGTCCAGGTCGCAGAACAGGATCAGGTCCACCAGACCGGTGACCAGCTTCCGCGCCTTTTCCGGCAGCGTCGGCACGATGCGGGTGTGTTTGCCGGTCCGGGTCTCGATGTCCCGCTCCTGGGAGTGGGAGATCAGGATCAACCCATAGGGCAGGAAGGCGAGCTTGTTGATGACGCGCTGGAACTCGTTGTTGATCAGCGCGTAGCCCTTGCCGTAGCCCAGGTCGGATTCGTGCTCGATCTTGAATTTCTTGCAGACGTAGTCCGAGCACATCTTGTAGGCGTTATCCACCGTGTCGACGACGATGGTCTTGAACTCGTGCTTGCCCTCGGCGATTTCCGCGCAGGCCTGCAGAAGATCGTCCCAGCAGGTGATCGGGGTCTGAAACACCTCCAGGGCGTTCAGGCCCGGCTCGGTCGCCAGGAACAGTGCATCATCGGCCTTGGAGCACCAGGTGCTCTTGCCGATCTTGCTCGGGCCGTACACCAGAGCGGTGAGGTCCGAGAGCGTGTGTTTGGGTTTGCTTTTGGTCTTGGGAAGCATGGCTTCGTCTCCTTATGGTTGGGATTTCAAAACACCGGAGCGGCGTCTTCACCGGCTCCGTCCCGCAGCTCTTCGTGCGGGGCGATCCGTTGGAAATGGTTTTCGATGACGTTGGGGTTGCCGCCCGAGCGGCAGAGCTGGAAGTAGGCGCAGGGCCTTCCGTACTGGAAGCAGTAGCTGGTGTTGCGGTAGAAGGTGTCGCGCCGACGGGCGTCGAGCATGGCCTTGGAGAGTTCCCACAGCTCCGCCCGCAGTTCCTCGAACTGGTCGCGGGAGATGTAGAGCACCTCGCGGTGGAACATGCCCGTCTCGAGGTACTTCTCCTGGAGCCGCTGCTGGAAGGTGTCGTCGTCCTCCGGCAGCTTGCGCTTGGCACTGCTTTTGCCGGTTTTCGACTTGGCGATCAGCTCCGCCCGGCGGGCCTCGAATTCGGCCTCGGTCTCACCCTTGCCCTGGCGCAGCTTGGCCTTGACCAGGACGTTGTAGATGATGCCGCTGACCGTGATGCCGAGGGTCTGCTCCAGGTACCAGGCATAGAGGATGATCTGGAAATCGGTCCACAGCCGCTCCAGGTAGCTGGCGTCGATCTGCGAGGCGGTTTTGTGTTCCAGCAGGAAATACTGGCCATCCTGACGGACGATGCCGTCCACCTTCCCGGCGAGAATGAAACTGCGCGAAGTCGCGCCGGTCGCCGGGTTGACGATGGGGCCTTCGAAGGTCTTTTCGAGCGCGACGACCTCGAAGTCTTCGGCCGGGTAGTGTTCCGCATAGGCACTCATCATGGCCCTGGCGAGATGCCAGTCGGCCTGTTGATGGTCGTCCTGCGCCCGGTTCGGATAGGTCCGGTCGATGTGGTCGAGGACCTTGGCCAGATCCCGCTCGCCGTGCCAACATTCCAGACAGTCGTGGATGACCGAGCCGAAGGCCAGATTGGGGTCGCGCTCGAGTGGCACCAGCTCGTCGATATAGCGCCATTTGCAGGCCATGCGGCAGTTGCGGAACAGCCGCCACATGGAATAGGTGGTGGTCATCAGCTCGCTCATACCGCCACCCCCGCTTCGGCGGCGGCTGGCGCTGCGCGATGCTTGGAGGCGCAGGCGCAACCCGACGGTTGGGTTCGTTCGATCAGGACCGAGCGTTCGCCGTATTCCTTGGTGGCGAAGCCGGTGAAGATGCGGGCGAGGTCGCTGCCGACATCGGTGGAGGCGTCGATCACGCAGGTACGGCGGGCCTTGTCCAGATTGAACCGGCTCTCCATCCGCACACGGGAACGGCCATGCAGGCTTTCGACGGCCAGCATCGCCAGCATGAAAGTGTCTTCCAGTTCCTGGGCCGGGACCGACTCGTCAAAACGGTACTTGTAGGTGTCTTGAGTCATGGTTGAACTCCTCTTTTGTTCAGGTTCTGATTTCCGAGGCCCCGGATAGCCGCACCATGCGGCACGGTGCTTACTTACCGGAGCCGGAGTCGATGCGTCGGAGATCACAGGTAGTCGGTAAGGCCAGCCTCGCTGAACGCGTCCCGCAGCTTGCTCAGCCGGTCGTAGAGGGTGGTTCTGGGAATGCCCATCTCGCGAGCGATTTCGGCCATAGTGCTGTCGTGCAGGCGTACGCACAGATCCCGGAGTTCTTCCGGCAGCGAGGCGATGGCCCGGTCGAGGTCCATGCGGATCTCATGGGCGAGGCGCTCCCTTGTCTCACGGGTGCCGCTTCCCAGAGAGCCCTCGCTGTCCAGGAAGTCGATTCGCTCGGTGGTGTCGCCTTCGCCGTTGTCGAGGGGTTCGTTGAGTGAGGTTTGGCAGAGCCGCCAGTCCCGACATTGGGCGAACCGGGCCTCCAGGATGGTGGAGATGTGACGTTCGACGATCCGGGCCATGAAGGTGGTCTTCTTGGCCTTGGCGGGATTGAAATGCCGCATCCGCTGCAGCAGATCGATCATCAGTTCCTGTTCGAGGTCGGGTCTGTCGTCCTCGGTGAATCCGGCCTTGCCTACGAGTTGACGTGCTTTGTGCCGAATGAGGTCGGCGGCATACTTGTCGATGCCGTCGTAAGAATTCTGAGAAACCATCGGGGCCTCCTCGGAGCGAGGAGGAGTTCCGCGTGGGTGTCAGCACGGGCCAGATCACAGGACAAAGCTGTCGCGTGGGCGAAGGGGTCGCAGGTACGCCGCCAATTGCCGTATTCGGCTCGGCGACACCCACAACAGCCTCCGCCATGCGTCCAGCTTGTTGTCCAGTGTCTAAGGGTTCAGGTCGTTACGTGTTCAGGCTGCCCGTTCCTCGATGCGCATCAGGAACGGCAGACCGTGCTTGATCTCGAGCAGGCAGACTTTTCCGCTGCCCATCTGCGCGAGGTGCTCCAGCAGCGTCACGACCTCTTGCTTGAGGATGAAGTCATCTTGGTCGCGCTCAGGCCTGGGACCGCTCTGTCCGCCCAGCTTGATCTCGCGCTCGATGACCGTGTCAGGGGTGAGTTCCGGCTCGCCGTCGCGGACCGGAATGTTGGTGATGCGGCCGAAGTTGATGTCCTGCATCAACTCGATGAGTCGCCGCTTCGGTGGGGTGAGATGTGCTTTACTTGTCTGGTTCATGCCGAACCTCCTTCATTTCTGGACCGACCGGGAGACAGGTCCGGCATGAATTTCCCGGGTGGCGGTCGTGAACTCTTTGTGTTCACCAGACCTGTCACCCTGCTTTGGCGAATTTTCGTTACGACCCCGAAAAACGCCCTGGCTCAAGGAGGAGGAAAGCCCGTAAGGCTCTGATTGGTGGTGGGTTTACAGAGGAAAATTTTTTTAACTTTTTTTGCCCGGCCCCAGTGAAATTTCACCGGGCGGGCCTCCAAGACGCAAAAAGCCCCGATCCAGAATCCTGAATCGGGGCTTTAATTTCGCTTGGATATTAAGGGTGGTCAGTAGACCTCGGCACCTTCCGGGAGGATGCGGAACTTGCATCGGTAGGTCTTTGTATCCTTGACCCATTCGATGGGATCATCATCGAGCCGGAAGAATTCACGCAGGTGCTTCGACAACTCTTGCTTTTGTTTCTTCAGTTTGTCCGAGGCGTATCGGCTGTGCCAGTCGATCTCGCCACTGGAGTTGGCAAACCCCTCAAGCAATTTCCATTGCTCGGTTGGATTGCCATTCTTCCTGCTCGCCATTCCCATTTGCGTATAGGTGTATCGACCGCTCTGGTCTCCCGCCCATATTGTGACGGTATGGCCATCGCGGAACTGAATCTTGATTTGTGGCCATGTGGTGCCCGGCGGTGTCATGAAAAACACTGTGCCGCCTGAATCCGGCCCAGGCACCTGATCGATAAGGGGAGCGAATATCTCAGTCTTGTCCCGACAGGTCAGGAGTCGTGGCGCATCACCCAGGTACAGATCTTCGTTCAGCGCGACGAAAAGGCTGTCTTTCTGCGCCAGCAGTGTTTCAACTGCAGGACTCAGATGAAGGCGCGTGGGCGCTATTACAACAAAGGGTTTGGGGGTCGAAAGGCATAATGATCGGACGACCTCTACCAGCGCGTCCTTGCTGTCCTGCATTGTCAGCACAACGGGGAAGTCCATCCCAGCCGTGGGTATGAAATCGCCCAGTCTCCATGTGTGGGGCAGGCCATCGAGTTTTGCCTCTCGGTGTTCAATTCCCATGGCCGTGCAGATAGCGCCATTGATGGCTGACTGCTTGAGCCGGTAGATCAGCGTCTGCCGTGGAGAGAGTTGGATGGCCGCGTGTTCTTTTTCGATGCAGACGGCTCGGATGTCGGTCTTCGCATGGGTGATCACACTACGTGGGCATCCCAGGCCACATTCCGTCGGGCAATCCACAGCGGTCGCGTGATTCTTGGTCAGTTGAAGAAAATTGTCCCGAAACAATGGATACCGGTCCCAACCGGAGAGCGCCTTATCCCAATCGAACAGCGCCGCCGACTTTCCAGGCAATGTCTCCAGGTATGCCCAGAAGGGGTCACTCATCCGAGGCCCCTCCGGCTCCGACAATAAAGCCCCTGAGTCCGAGCCAGCGCTCGATAACCTCGGCATCACCATCCCGCTTGAATTGCGCTCGGTTACCTGAACTCAAGGTGACCGACCTGGGCGTCTTGGAACCGTCGAATTTGATCTGGAAGCTCGCCTTGACGATCTTGCCTCCAGCGGGAAGGGTCTTATCCCGATCTCGGAGAGAAGCGAACATGTCCTCGGATCGCCGGATTTCTATATCCTTGTGTGCGCCACCCCAAAAAAACTGAACCTCTTTCAGTCTGACGTATTCAATGCCTTCCACGTCGTCACAAAGAAGCGCTTCTTCCCCGATCTGCCGTAGTGGCTCGAGGTCGAATCGGCTGCGCTCGCTAAAGAACTCTTCGTTGCCGAACAGATGCAGCCCGAATTTCTTCCGGTAGAGCTCCTTCTCGCCCTTGGTTTCGGCGTTCATGCGGATCTCCCCAATGACGGGGTTGTAGGTAAGCACGTCGAATTTTTCAGGGCGGAAGTACTGACTGGTGGACTCACCGGCCTCAATGACCGCCTCACGAGCATAGGGCTTCCCGTGGCGCACGAGGAACCATGTGTGGCCTTCTTTCGGATAAACGAACACCTTGGAATACTTGCCCCGACGCTTCTTAGAAAACCATTCGTCAAGATCGGCTTCAAGGGCCGCGAGGGTTTCCTCCGATGGCAGCACGAAATCTGGCAGCGGGTTTTTCTTGGTCTTGAAATACTCGAAGGACCTGACGTTCATGAAGAACTGTTCGGCGTGTACCTTCTCGATGATTTCCCGATCAGCCATCCAGACCTGTATAGCCAAGTCTGCCGGTGCGGCGTTCTCCCCAATTTCCACGTCGATGTCCGTTCCAGCGATCTCATCCTGAATGGAGTCGAATCCTTCAGGAGTCGAAACTTCATTTACATAGAACAACGCCTCTGCAAGGTCGTCTGGAGTTGAGCCGTCCGGGGTCAGCAAAATGTGACTGAGCGCGTTGTAGTCCAGGCCATCTTCCTGCTGGACTGGTGGCAACTCTACGCCGCGAGCTGAAAAATAGGCGGCATGAGGCTCCAGAAAGGCAATGAGATGCTTCCTGTCGATTCGCCGGAGCATTTCCGGCTTCGAAAAGCGGCGTAGGTTGAAAGTTGCCATCAAATACTCCTGTCGTTTTATCGTTACTCCTTGTTGTCTTTATCCTTTTTTACATCAATATCCGTCGGTGAACAACAACAGCAATTCGCCGCAGTTTTTTTTGGAGGCGAAATTTTATCTTCATTTGAATCGACTTCTTCAAGCTCCAGAGAGCAACAAGAGGATTTTTGTCCGAAGATTTTTTTGAAAAAGCTGGTCTTTTTTTCGTCTTGCATGGTTTTCTCCTTAAAAATTAGAGGATTGTGTTGAATACGTATCCGCCCACAACTGCTGTTGTCCAGATGACAATGACGATTGCGCCAACCAAACGTTTTCTAAAAATACTTGCCAGCATAGCCATTTCGGGTATCGCCATGCCTGCGCCGCCGATAATTAGAGCGATAACCGCTCCCATGCTCATGCCTTTTTGCGACAAGGCCAACCCAATCGGGATGGCTGTTTCGGCCCTGATGTAAAGCGGGACGCCAATACTGGCCGCGATAGGAATAGCAAATGGGTTGTCTGGACCGGCTATGTTTGTCACGAAGTCTTGAGGAATGTATCCGTAAATCCCAGCACCGATTGCGACACCGACAAGAAGATAAATGAGGACCGCTCTAAAATCGCCCCAGGCGGAGATAAATGACGCTTTTAACTTAGCCGAAAAGTTTAAGGGGTTTTCGGATTCACCGGGTGCGCCACAACAACTCGGTTTGACCCTGACCTTTTTAACGTAGTTCGCCCCACCGATTTTTTCGAGAATAACGCCGAATAGCATCGACCCCCCAAAAGTGACTCCGAAATAGAGTAAGCACGCTTTTATCCCCATCAGTGCCCAGACCATACTGATAATGATGGGGTTGAGCAGAGGTGAAGCGATGACAAATGACATAACCGGCCCAAATGGTGCCCCGGCATTCAGCATGCCAAGCGTCATTGGTATAGTTGAGCATGCGCAAAAGGGGGTGAGCGATCCAACCACGGCACCCAAAAAGTTGCCCCATATCCCCCGACGCGAGAGCCACTGTCTGAGTTTTTCTTGCGGTATATACGTTAATACCAAAGCAACAATCGTGCTGATGCCCAAAAAAAGCACCGTCAATTCTGCGGTGATGATCAAAAAATATTGAATGGTACTGATCAGGTTGTTCATTCCAAAATTCTCCATTATGGTTGACATCGTCAACTTTAAGCGCAAAAAAATCAGCCCTTCAGGGCAGTTGCCATTGCCTTGAGCATATTAACGGTGTCTGCCACTGAGTGCTCCGGCATCTTTGCGGCAATGGTATGAAATTGCTCCATGTAACGTGTATTCGCGGACGACAGGACACGTTCTCCGGACTTTGTTATTTCCACGCAGCAGATCCTTGCATCTTCATGGGATTTAATCTTCTGGACATATCCTTTCTTTTCAAGCCGGTTAACAATTCTGGTTGCACCGCTTTTTGTAAAGCCAAGCGAATAACCGACATCTTGTACGGCGCATTGAGATGTGGTGGAGATTTTGTCCAGTGCTATGAATTCCGGCATGGTAAGGTTTTCGCAGCATTCGCCATTCAAACCCTTGGGGCCAAAATGCCAAGCAATCTCGATTAATGCTCTGCTTATATCCGAAATCGTGCTTTGCGTCATGTAACCTCCATTTGAGTGAATCGCCTTAAGGCCCTTGTCGAACCTTTATGCAATGTCGAACGGTAATATAGCTCTATTGGTTGACGATGTCAACCACTTTTGAGAAATAATCTCACACCTGATTTCCGACACTTCCATGAGCCCCTCGGTAGGTAATGCCTGAAGAAAGCCGGTTTGAAGCCGGACGAACAGTTAGAAACCAGATAACCGACCAGAGGCGGAGCTGAGGCGGTTGTGGGTGCCATCGAACGC
It encodes the following:
- a CDS encoding DUF669 domain-containing protein; the encoded protein is MEHYENQSSSNLDLAQFDDAFETAEVEEREFEAVPDGKYQVNVDRVELTRAQTSGNPMLKWTLRILAPTHKGRLLWRNNVMASNENIKWLKQDLYTCGLQLQKLSDLPGHLEQLLNIKLEVTKRTRGENENIYFNRRIVMADDAGAPGAAMDDMIPF
- a CDS encoding ATP-binding protein; amino-acid sequence: MLPKTKSKPKHTLSDLTALVYGPSKIGKSTWCSKADDALFLATEPGLNALEVFQTPITCWDDLLQACAEIAEGKHEFKTIVVDTVDNAYKMCSDYVCKKFKIEHESDLGYGKGYALINNEFQRVINKLAFLPYGLILISHSQERDIETRTGKHTRIVPTLPEKARKLVTGLVDLILFCDLDMKTGEDGKPVWQRVMRTKPSPNYDAGDRTGRLPEVIPLDFSSFMKAFNNTAAGAAASAARPKPEPTASAAAKPQQ
- a CDS encoding PD-(D/E)XK nuclease family protein, with translation MSELMTTTYSMWRLFRNCRMACKWRYIDELVPLERDPNLAFGSVIHDCLECWHGERDLAKVLDHIDRTYPNRAQDDHQQADWHLARAMMSAYAEHYPAEDFEVVALEKTFEGPIVNPATGATSRSFILAGKVDGIVRQDGQYFLLEHKTASQIDASYLERLWTDFQIILYAWYLEQTLGITVSGIIYNVLVKAKLRQGKGETEAEFEARRAELIAKSKTGKSSAKRKLPEDDDTFQQRLQEKYLETGMFHREVLYISRDQFEELRAELWELSKAMLDARRRDTFYRNTSYCFQYGRPCAYFQLCRSGGNPNVIENHFQRIAPHEELRDGAGEDAAPVF
- a CDS encoding sigma-70 family RNA polymerase sigma factor, whose translation is MVSQNSYDGIDKYAADLIRHKARQLVGKAGFTEDDRPDLEQELMIDLLQRMRHFNPAKAKKTTFMARIVERHISTILEARFAQCRDWRLCQTSLNEPLDNGEGDTTERIDFLDSEGSLGSGTRETRERLAHEIRMDLDRAIASLPEELRDLCVRLHDSTMAEIAREMGIPRTTLYDRLSKLRDAFSEAGLTDYL
- a CDS encoding permease, giving the protein MNNLISTIQYFLIITAELTVLFLGISTIVALVLTYIPQEKLRQWLSRRGIWGNFLGAVVGSLTPFCACSTIPMTLGMLNAGAPFGPVMSFVIASPLLNPIIISMVWALMGIKACLLYFGVTFGGSMLFGVILEKIGGANYVKKVRVKPSCCGAPGESENPLNFSAKLKASFISAWGDFRAVLIYLLVGVAIGAGIYGYIPQDFVTNIAGPDNPFAIPIAASIGVPLYIRAETAIPIGLALSQKGMSMGAVIALIIGGAGMAIPEMAMLASIFRKRLVGAIVIVIWTTAVVGGYVFNTIL
- a CDS encoding MarR family winged helix-turn-helix transcriptional regulator encodes the protein MTQSTISDISRALIEIAWHFGPKGLNGECCENLTMPEFIALDKISTTSQCAVQDVGYSLGFTKSGATRIVNRLEKKGYVQKIKSHEDARICCVEITKSGERVLSSANTRYMEQFHTIAAKMPEHSVADTVNMLKAMATALKG